AGCGCGGCTTGGCCAAGGCCACCACACAGGCCAGCAACCCCAGCAGCACCAACGCCGCCTTGAGATATTGCCGTGGGCGGCTGACGCCGGCGGTGAGACGCCGCAGCATCTGCGGGGTGGCGAAGCGGCGCAGCAGCCGGGTGCGGGTGCGGAAGGAGTAGATGAAGAAGAGCAGCAGCAGCGGGATCAGCCATAGCAGCCACAGCGAATCCGGGCTCCCTACCTGCACCTCGGAACAACCGGTGAGGAGCAGCGGCAAGCCGGCTACGAGCCCGGCGAGACGGGCCGCGCCGGAGCGCAATCCGCTGGGACGAAGGCGGTCGGGTGTGGGTTGGTCGAAGCTCATGGCAGTTTGCGGAATCGGGTTCCCAGGAGCAGCACTTCCAGCAACAGCAGGAAGACCGCCGGCAGCACGAACCAGCGGAAGCGCTCGTTGTATTCCATGTAGGTGTCGGTGGTGATCTCGGTGGTTTCCAACTCGTCGATCTGCCCATAGATGGCCTGTAGGGCCTCCTCGTCCTCAGCCCGGAAGTAAGCACCACCGGTGCGCTCGGCGATGGCCTGCAGCGACTCCTCGTCCAGCTCCACGTCCTCGTAGACCACCTGCTTGCCGAAGAAGGAGTCGACGATGAACGGTGCTTGACCGCGGGTGCCGGCACCGATGGTGTAGACCTTGACGCCGAAGGTCTCCGCCACCTCCGCCGCCTTCGCCGGCGACAGGACACCGGCGTTGTTGCGGCCGTCGGTGAGCAGGATGATCACCTTCGATTTGGCCTCCGAGTCCTTGAGCCGCTTGACCGCCGTACCCAGTGCCGAACCGATGGCGGTGGCGTCACCGGCCATGCCGATCTCCAACTGCTCGAGGAAGGTGGACACGATGCCGTGGTCGAGGGTCAGGGGGCATTGGGTGAACGCCTCCTCACCGAAGACCACCAGGCCAATCTGGTCGTTGGGCCGCCGCTCGATGAATTCTTCCACCACCCCCTTGGCCACCGCCAGACGGTTGCGCCGTCGGGAGATCTGGCGGTCCGAGTCCAGATCCAGGGCGCGCATCGAGCCGGAGGTATCCACCACCAGCACAATGTCGATGCCCTCGGTGCGCACCTGGGTGTGGCTGCGACCGGTCTGGGGCCGCACGAAGGCGACGATGAGCAAGGCCACGGTGATCACCCGCAGCGCCATCACCAGCCGCCGCAGGAAAAGGGTGCGGGAGGTCTTGATCTGCTGCAGGATCCGAATGTTGGAGAAACGCACCGCACCGCTGCGCCGGCGAGTGGCGCGCCACCCCCAGAACAAGAGCCAGAACAGAAAGAGCGGCCCCAGGACCCACAGCAGATCCAGATCGGAGAAGAAAAGCTCGTTCACGCCGCCTGCTCCTCGGTATCGCTGCCCTTCTGGCCGCCCGGCTCGCCGCCCCTCTCACCGTTGGCGGCGCTCTCGGCTTCCGCCACCGGCCGGGTGGCCTCGACGAAGCCCAGGGCGCGCTCGTAGGTCTGGTGAATCTCTTCCCGGGTGGGCTCGTGGTCGGCGAATTTGACCTGATCCGTATCCAGCAGGAAGCGCCGCAGGCTCACCGCCTGCTCCCCGGCGAGACCGGAGAGCTGGGACAGACGGGCGATGATCTCCTCGCTGGTGAGGTCCGTGGCGTTGAGCCCCCAGCGGCCTTCGATGTACACCCGTACCACCTCGGAGATGGCGAAGTGGAAGCGGCGCACCGCCTCCGGATCGTCGAAATCGCTGCCCCGGAGCTCGTCCAACGCCTGAAAGGCCACCTCGTGGGGCGGCACCGGCGGCGCAGCGGGGCGCCGGGAACGGCGACGCCACCACCACCATCCCAGGGCCGCCAGCAGCAGCGCTCCGGCGGCGATGGCGATCCAGCGCCAGGGCACCGCTTCCGGCGGCGGCTGCAAGGGCTTGATGTCGCGGATGTCGTCGGCACCACCCTCGGTGGGGAGCACCGAAGCCACCTCGACGAAGATGGCGGAAGTCTGCACGGTCTCCACCGTGGAGGTCGCAGCAGCAGAGGTCTGGGAATCGATTTCGGAGTCGTCGTCCGACTGTTCGTCCTCGGCGGCTGCCGGCTCCGGGGCCGAAGCATCCTCCGCCGCCCGGTAGGTCACCGTCACCGGCGGCAGCACGTAGGAACCCACCAGATCCGCCCGCAGCTGGTACCAGCGCGACTCCACGACGCGGTCGCCGTCCTCCTCAGGCCCCTCTGCCCCCACCTCGACGATGCGGAAGCCGGCGATCTCCGCCCCGGGCTCGGGGATCTCCACGTCGTAGCCGGGGCGGTAGTCGACGGTGACGGTGTAGGTGATGAGGTCGCCGGTGGTGGCCACCGCCCGGTCCACCGAGGCTTCGGCGATGACCGGCGGCTTCGACTCCTCTGACTCCGGAGCTTCCGGCGACTGCCCGCAGGCCGCCGAGATCATCAGCATCACCGCCAGCAGGATGAGCTCAACGACAAGCCACCCGGACAGCAGCCCCCCCATCAAGCCGCCAGGAAAGCCACCAGTAGAGCCCCCCGTCACGAGATCTCCCGCCGCAGAGCTTCTCGCGGGCGGCGTCTTCGGCACGGCGGAGCCCGAGCCGTTCTCGGATCGCGGATCAGCCATTGCTCTCGCCGCTCCTATTGTCTGAAGACTGCTCATCAAGCCGCTCCGGGAAGAGCTCCACGTCGGCGGTGGAGAGCTCCGTCTCCACCATTTCCTGGTAGGCCGCCTGGGCCTTGACCTGCCTATAGTCCTGCTCCACCTGCCGCCGCGCCTGCTCGAAGGGCACGGTCTGAGGCTCTTCCCCTTCGTTTTCCGGCGGGCGCTGATAGCGCTGCTGGTGGGCCTGGTAGAAGGTCCGCAGGTCGGTCTCGTCGACGCTCAGATTGGCCAGCACCTCGCGCTCGACCAGCCGCCCCACCGCCAGCTGGCGTAGCACCTCCGCCTCCTGGCGCTGGACCTCCGGATCGCGGTCGTAGCCCAGCTTCACCGCCTTGCGCCACAGCAGCCGATCCGCCACCACCTTCTGCAGCAGCTCTCGGCGGCGGTCCGGTGCCTGGAAGGCCTGGGCCGCCTGGGGAGGCAGCTGGTCGAGGGCCCGCTGGACGTCGGAGCGATAGATCTCCTCCGCTCCCACCCGCGCCACCACCGGATCGTCCGCGGCACGGCGCACCGCCTCGGCGTCGGCGTCCAGGGCGGTGCGGGACTGCAGCGCCGCCTGGGCGGCGTGGGGACGGCCCAGGCGCTCGAGGGTCTCGACGATGCGCTGATCCACCTCGCCGGTGAGCTCGCCAGCCCCCCAGGTCTCCGCCTCGTAAAGCCAGCGCAGAGCCTGCTCGTAGCTCCCCCGCTCCAGGTAGGTGGTGGCCAGGCTGTAGGCCACCCGGGCGCGCTTTTCCGGCGGGTCGCCGGAGCTCTCCAGGTATTCGGCGAAGAGCTCGGCGGAGGGATCCAGAACCCCGGCGGCCTTGAGCTTGGAAGCCACCTCGCGGCGGTGGGCGGCGGCGCCGGCGACGCTATCCGGCCCCGGAGGCCGCAGCCAGACCACCGCCAGGATGATCAACAACAGCGCCAGCTGGCCCACCAGAAAGATGCGTACCAGCGGGTCTCGCGGCGCGGTAGGGGGCGTGCGCGGGGGTTCTCTCAGCTCCATCGTCCTTCGCTCCTAGTGCCCAAACAGGCCACTAGCGGCGCCGCTCCCGAGTGTGGAAGTAGCGCACCAGGGAATCCACATAGTTCTCGTCGTCCGCCCGCACCGCCACCTCACCGACGCCGGCGGCGCGGAAGAGCTCGCCCCGCTGCCGCCGCTCGTCGCCGCCCAGCAGCCGGAAGCCCTGGGTGACGTTGCGGTCGTAGGTATCCACCACGATGGTCTCGCCGGTCTCCGCATCCTCCAGCTCGATGAGGCCGATGGGCGGCAGCTCCATCTCCCGCCGGTCACCGACGGTGACGGCGGTGATGTCGTGGCGCCGGGCGGCGGTGCGTAGACGCTGGTCGAAACCCTCGTCCAGGAAGTCGGAGATGACGAAAGCCACCGCCCGCCGGCGCACCACCTTGCTCATGTACTCCAGAGCACCCTCCAGGTTCGTATTGCGGTGGGCGGAGCGGTGAGTGAGGATGTCCCGGATCACCATCCACACGTGACCGCGGCCCTTCTTCGGCGGGATGTAGTGCTCAATGCGGTCGGAGAAAATGATCAGCCCCACCCGGTCGTTGCTGCGGATGGCGGTGTAGGCGAGAAGCGCCGCCACCTCCGCCGCCACCTCGTTCTTGAGCTTGGCGCCGCTGCCGAAGGCACCGGAAGAGCTGACGTCCACCAAGAGCATGACGGTGAGCTCCCGCTCCTCCCGATGCACCTTGACGTAGGGAGCGCTCATGCGCGCCGTGACGTTCCAGTCGATGTGGCGGATGTCGTCCCCGGGCTGGTACTCCCGCACCTCCTCGAACTCCATCCCCCGTCCCTTGAAGGCGCTCTCGTACTCGCCGGCGAAGGCGTCGTTGACCACCCGCTGGGTGCGGATCTGGATCGACTTGATCTTCTGAAACAGCTCCGACGACAGGGTCTCGGAAGCGTGGGCCTCGGAAGAATCCCGAGAGCGACCTTCCGCCGCCGGAGAGGAGGCACCGAAAACCATGGTCAGGGCACGTCGACGGTATTGAAGATTTCCTGGATCAGATCGTCGGAGCTCAAATCCTGAGCCTCCGCCTCGTAGGACACCAGCACCCGGTGACGCAGTACGTCGGGACCGATGGTCTTGACGTCCTGGGGCGTGACGTAGGGCCGGCCGGCCATGAAGGCATGAACCTTCGCCGCCTGGGCCAGGAAGATGGTGGCGCGGGGAGAAGCCCCGTAGTCGATGAGCCGGTCGAGCTTGTCGAGCTTGTACACCGCCGGCTCGCGGGTGGCGAAGACGATGTCGACGATGTAGTCCTCGACCTTGGGATCGAGGTAGATCTGATCCGCCACCGCGCGCATGGCGGCGATCTCCTCCGGGGTCAGCACCGCTTCCACCTTCGGACGCTGGCGGGAGGCCATGCGGCGCATGATCTCCTTCTCCTGCGGCTTGTCCGGATAGCCCACCTTGAGCTTGAGCATGAAGCGATCCACCTGCGCCTCCGGCAGCGGGTAGGTGCCCTCCTGCTCGATGGGATTCTGGGTCGCCAGCACCAGGAAGGGATCGGGCAGCTGGTGGGTGGAGTCGCCGATGGTCACCTGGCGCTCCTGCATCGCCTCCAGCAGCGCGCTCTGCACCTTCGCCGGAGCGCGGTTGATCTCGTCGGCGAGGAGGAGATTGGTGAACAGAGGGCCACGCTTGACCACGAAGTCGTGACTTTGGGGCCGATAGATCTCGGTGCCGATGAGGTCCGCGGGCAGCAGATCGGGGGTGAAGGAGACGCGGGCGAATTGGGTGTGGATGGCGTCCGCCACGCTCTTGACGGCGGTGGTCTTGGCCAGCCCCGGAATGCCCTCCAACAGGATGTGGCCATCGGCGATGAGGGCCATGAGAAGGCGGTCGATCATGTATTGCTGGCCGACCATCACCTTGGCCACTTCCTGGCGCAGGCGGTCCAGCTTTTGGGCCTGGGCCTCGATCTCCGGGGCCAGCTGCTCTGCGGTCGCGTTCATCGTCTCTCCTCGGAAAGGGTCTTGGCGGCAGAGGCCGAAGCATCGGATCGGCGCAAACGCAACGCCTTGCGCTGTGCTTGCTCGGGATCCGGCCGTAGCTCCGCCAGCCGCCGTTCAACTCGTCGTTGCATACCGTCGAGCTCCGGCGCCGGCGGCGCCTGGCCGCCGTAGCGGGCCTGCTCGACGATGGATTGTAGATGCCGGCACTCGGAGGTTTCGACTCCCAGCTCCAACTCCAACTGTGCCAGGAGCCGCGCCGCCTCGGCCCCCTCGCCCCGCAGACGGGCGGCCCGGGCTTCGTCCAGGCGCCCCTCCAGCGCGCGCAGCCGTGGATCCACCTCCACGGTCCCCCCCGCGGCGGGGCGCCGGCGCAACCAGCGAAATGCGAAGAAAGCCAAGAGGCCCGTCAACGCCGTGCCTCCGGCGACCCAGGCGACGGTGGACGGTGCCATTCCCGCCAGATCCGGCGTCACCACCTCCACCGTCGGACCGCTGAGCCGGCTGGTCACCGGCTCCGCCTCGTAGCGCGGCGTATAGCGCAGCTCCACCGGATCGAGGGCGTAGCGCCCGGTCTCCGCGGCCCGCAGGGTCAAGCGATAGGTGACCACGTTGCGGCCATCCTGGGTGCTGGTGGAGGCGGTCATGGCCTCCTGCTCGACCCCTTCCGGCAGCGCCACCTGGGGCGGGTGGGGCAAATATTCTTCGAAGTTGCCCGACCAGCGCAGCCGCACTTCCAGCTCGAAGGGCTCCCCCGCCGCTACCCGCTCCTCCGAGAGCCGCAGATCAGCGGACGGTGGATTGAGCACCTCCGGCAGCTGTAGCGGCTCGTCTTGGGCCACGTAGGTGGGATCGTCGCCGGTCTCCGACGCCAGGACGGCGTCGATCATGGGGGTCAGCTCGGACCAATCCCGGGCACCGCGGGAGACCGCCACCAGGCGGCCCTGGGGATCGACCAGATAACTGAGGGGGATGCTGCCGGCGCGATAGGCCTGGGCGACTCGGCCCTCGCCGTCCCACAGGTTGGGGAAGGTCAGGCCCATGGATTGGACAAAGGGATCCACCGGCCGGCGCTGGTCGTCGATGGAGACGCCCACCACCGACAGTCCCTGATCTTCGCGGGCCTCGTGGAGCCGTTGCAGAGAGGGCATCTCGCTGCGGCAGGGACCGCACCAGGTGGCCCAGAAGGTGAGCAACACCCAGCGGCCACGGAAGTCTTCCAGCGAGGTTTCTCCGCCGGCCA
This window of the Acidobacteriota bacterium genome carries:
- a CDS encoding VWA domain-containing protein, with protein sequence MNELFFSDLDLLWVLGPLFLFWLLFWGWRATRRRSGAVRFSNIRILQQIKTSRTLFLRRLVMALRVITVALLIVAFVRPQTGRSHTQVRTEGIDIVLVVDTSGSMRALDLDSDRQISRRRNRLAVAKGVVEEFIERRPNDQIGLVVFGEEAFTQCPLTLDHGIVSTFLEQLEIGMAGDATAIGSALGTAVKRLKDSEAKSKVIILLTDGRNNAGVLSPAKAAEVAETFGVKVYTIGAGTRGQAPFIVDSFFGKQVVYEDVELDEESLQAIAERTGGAYFRAEDEEALQAIYGQIDELETTEITTDTYMEYNERFRWFVLPAVFLLLLEVLLLGTRFRKLP
- a CDS encoding DUF4381 family protein, encoding MADPRSENGSGSAVPKTPPARSSAAGDLVTGGSTGGFPGGLMGGLLSGWLVVELILLAVMLMISAACGQSPEAPESEESKPPVIAEASVDRAVATTGDLITYTVTVDYRPGYDVEIPEPGAEIAGFRIVEVGAEGPEEDGDRVVESRWYQLRADLVGSYVLPPVTVTYRAAEDASAPEPAAAEDEQSDDDSEIDSQTSAAATSTVETVQTSAIFVEVASVLPTEGGADDIRDIKPLQPPPEAVPWRWIAIAAGALLLAALGWWWWRRRSRRPAAPPVPPHEVAFQALDELRGSDFDDPEAVRRFHFAISEVVRVYIEGRWGLNATDLTSEEIIARLSQLSGLAGEQAVSLRRFLLDTDQVKFADHEPTREEIHQTYERALGFVEATRPVAEAESAANGERGGEPGGQKGSDTEEQAA
- a CDS encoding DUF58 domain-containing protein, translated to MVFGASSPAAEGRSRDSSEAHASETLSSELFQKIKSIQIRTQRVVNDAFAGEYESAFKGRGMEFEEVREYQPGDDIRHIDWNVTARMSAPYVKVHREERELTVMLLVDVSSSGAFGSGAKLKNEVAAEVAALLAYTAIRSNDRVGLIIFSDRIEHYIPPKKGRGHVWMVIRDILTHRSAHRNTNLEGALEYMSKVVRRRAVAFVISDFLDEGFDQRLRTAARRHDITAVTVGDRREMELPPIGLIELEDAETGETIVVDTYDRNVTQGFRLLGGDERRQRGELFRAAGVGEVAVRADDENYVDSLVRYFHTRERRR
- a CDS encoding MoxR family ATPase, producing MNATAEQLAPEIEAQAQKLDRLRQEVAKVMVGQQYMIDRLLMALIADGHILLEGIPGLAKTTAVKSVADAIHTQFARVSFTPDLLPADLIGTEIYRPQSHDFVVKRGPLFTNLLLADEINRAPAKVQSALLEAMQERQVTIGDSTHQLPDPFLVLATQNPIEQEGTYPLPEAQVDRFMLKLKVGYPDKPQEKEIMRRMASRQRPKVEAVLTPEEIAAMRAVADQIYLDPKVEDYIVDIVFATREPAVYKLDKLDRLIDYGASPRATIFLAQAAKVHAFMAGRPYVTPQDVKTIGPDVLRHRVLVSYEAEAQDLSSDDLIQEIFNTVDVP
- a CDS encoding redoxin domain-containing protein, encoding MREILSVPRDPLLRLCLLALTLGGLPLVGLPAHGQAAQGGSTVQETVARYGLRPIDPAAPASQFTLPDLAGGETSLEDFRGRWVLLTFWATWCGPCRSEMPSLQRLHEAREDQGLSVVGVSIDDQRRPVDPFVQSMGLTFPNLWDGEGRVAQAYRAGSIPLSYLVDPQGRLVAVSRGARDWSELTPMIDAVLASETGDDPTYVAQDEPLQLPEVLNPPSADLRLSEERVAAGEPFELEVRLRWSGNFEEYLPHPPQVALPEGVEQEAMTASTSTQDGRNVVTYRLTLRAAETGRYALDPVELRYTPRYEAEPVTSRLSGPTVEVVTPDLAGMAPSTVAWVAGGTALTGLLAFFAFRWLRRRPAAGGTVEVDPRLRALEGRLDEARAARLRGEGAEAARLLAQLELELGVETSECRHLQSIVEQARYGGQAPPAPELDGMQRRVERRLAELRPDPEQAQRKALRLRRSDASASAAKTLSEERR